AATCCCAGTATTTTTCCTGTGTGTGAGAAAGCCGCCATGCACCGTAAGGTGGGAACTGGAACCTGACAATGGGTTTTGCTCCCCTTTGTAGAAATACTGatttatttacaagtacaattTCCAGAAAACTGGCTGCCAGCTCCGATGCAAAAATTCACACAATCCGTTTGAGAAGGTACCAGCACAGGAACACCTTGGCGAACAATTACAAGGAACGCTGCACAACACATGCacagttttattgtttatttcacatagcaAGGCAAACCAAAGACATTTGCTGGACTTTCCATAGCTGGACAATTTCTGCTCGTTACAAGGAAGACGACAGGAATGGACAAAGCAGCAAACTCAGCCCTCAACCTTCAAAACTCTACCCGGGATTCCACCTGGGAAATCTTGCCCTAGGTTGGCGCAAGTATCTCAACAATCTTGGTAACATTAAGGCTACAGACTCACTTGAAACACTTAGAGTCCTTTGTGTTCCATGGAGCGTCCTTTGTGTTCCATTTTCTTAGAAACCCACAGGCATTAATTTCTAGATGGGtggccctgttagtctgtctgtagcagcagaatagAGTATGCCTCTCTCCACTTCCCTAGATATAAGGACACacggactcacattctagctataTCTGAAGAAACGAGCAGCAACtcttgaaagctcctcccctaccacaaattttgctGATCTTTGAGGTGCTCTTGGAGTCTTGTTCTATAATTATTTTCTGGGGCCACTGGTGAAATCCTAAAAGATCGAGGGGAGTGAACGAACACGGATTACCTATCCAACTGAGCACTTTTCTGGGTCCCTGTCTAGAGAGGCTCGGCACATCCGGCTGAGAGTTCCGACATCTCCAAAGCGGGTGCCGGGCTCTCCCCAGAGAACCTGAGTTTCTCCCTCAAGCGTGAGGCAGGAGGACGTTTGATGCGGGGCGACACTGCTTCAACCACTGGTTTTTCAAGGGATGCCCCTCCAGGCAAATCTGCTTCCTTGGTGGAGAAGTCCTCATTTCTCTTCCCCCAGAATCTCTCGCCCGCCAGACCGgtccttctgctgctgcctgggaaacaaactctgtcgGGAGAACGACCCGGATTCTGCCTGGGTGTTGAAGTTGGAGCACTGCTGCCCCCAGGCCTCTGCCTCTGCCGTTCTGTTCCTACCTGGAAAGGTCAAAACTTGGGGTTAGACACAGACAAGGTCAGCTGGTCTTTACAACTAGACTGAAGATTCGGCCCGTGTCACAGAAAGGCTAATGTTTTGTGGGCCCATGTCCTGTTTGCTCCTTTTaggccccacctttctccacaagggaGTCCCAAGTGTTGTTCTCTaccctgttttatcttcacaatgatcctgcgaggtaggctagctTGAGAACGGACGActgggcccaaagtcacccagaaagcttccgtAGCAGAGGGAGGATTCGCACGCAGGTCTTCTGGATCCTAGGCCAATTTTGTTGTTATGTTTGGCCTGTATTTTGTGCTATGTATTTTGCCTATGTTTGTAATCTGCCTAGCGCTGCATGAGGAAGGAAGGTGGCTAATAAAcatccaattaaaaaaacaataacgTTTTTCTCCTCAACAGACCTGTGCGGCGAGTTAGGGCGAGAGAATCACAGGCTACTCAGTGCGATATATGGCTGGTGAGGAATTGAACCCCGAGTTTTCTTGAGGCCGAGCCCAGCCCTCCAATTAGGATACCTCTCTTGCACCGATCCATTTTAAACTGCGATCTTTTGGGCGCAGCGATCGATTTTCGCTAATAGCTTCAGGGTTGCCGTGTCggtttgaagcaacagagcaaagtttgattccagtggcacttttaaggccaaccaagtttgattctggggaCAAGCTTCTGGGGGCTCGGAATTAATTAAGcttcgttgatcttaaaggtgccactggactccagctttgcaATTCCGCAAAGGGCCAAACTCGCTAACGGTGTCATGTttaggggttttgtgaaacaggTCAGGTGTCAACTTCTGAAGCTGGCAGTGcaatacccccccctccccattatcccCACACCCCATTCCTTCTATGGTTTCTTAATTTCTGCAGTCcccaaagggtgggggggggctcaggtTCCTCCCCCTGGAAACCATGTCTGTGCTCCGTTTGTGTCACTCCGTACCACTGCCAGTCCTGATTCAGGCCTCTGTTTTGGTACCTGGCAGCTCCTCGTGCCTCGGGGATACCGGGCAAGGCTGTTACGGATCAGCTGCTCCCTGTGCCAGTCTTGCTGCCAACGCCGCTGAGCCAGGTCCGACCTTTTCTCCGCCAGACGCTTCATCAGCTGCCGATTCTCCCAATAGATTTGTTCGAGGTCTCGCTGGCGCTTGTCCCAGTTCAAACTGCAttgggatgcgggggggggggtgaggggaagaGTGGATCGGGGGCGCACAGTTCTGCCTCATACCCGCTGCTCCTAGAACCAATTTCTCACTCTGTACCCCGACGTCTGTCTTCCGATCCCCCCGTGAATTAAGTTTGGAAGTTGCATACACTGAATTAACGTTACGGTTTCCCCCAGTTCATTTCCCTGCCCCAAAGGATTAAATGCACCAATGCCAAGGTGGTAGATTTCAGGCTGTGTAGGTTCAAGCTATTATCTGGGAAACAACCGCTTCCCCCAGGGGGATGTACTGCCTTAAAACAGGGAAACAATAGAAGCACTCAAAATACTGagctaaaagtaaaaaaaaatatctaatTTGACTGGGAAACACTGAGGCTTCGTCACAGTATTCCTGATCTTTCACGTATATCAGATAAAAGGGGAAATATCGTTCAAACAGATGACAAAGATGATCCAATTCCAGTGGAACTAAAAGAAAGACATTTtacgccttcctctccccacaacagacaccccttcaCACGAACCCCTTTTCAGACCTGTGCCTGCAATAGAAGTTCCAGTTGTCCACTCTCCCCTGGGACAGCTGGATGCCCTCCAACCGGGCATAGTGAAGGAGGTCATCTCGGTCATGGGCAGCCTGGCGTTCTTTCTCCAGCTGGAACACAACATGGTTAGGTGGGAGCTGGAAAGGAAAGACTGAACCGGATCTGCCAAACTTAGACGGGCCAGTGCATTTGGGCTTCGGGTGTAGCCTTAAAGAAGCAAACGGAAGTTCCTCAGTACCCAGGTCGCTTTTGCACACCGATCTTGCTCTAGGTTGGTGTCCTGACCGGAGCAAATGTTTTGGGATATCCATATGGTGTTAACCCTGCATTATCaactccccaccacacacacatactttgtggtgatctttcccaaacctggcTTGATTGCAGTCCTAAAAGAGTTGGCAAAAATAAACagctggtagggttgccagcctccaggtgggatctggagatctcctggaattaaaactgaaccACCTTCAGGCAAAAGTGAttattcccctggaaaaaagtgGCTGCTTATGGTGGGGTCCTTCCCTGggctccatccctaaaatcttcaggtatttcccaacctagaattggccaccctgccagctggcaaaaagcaaagaaacaaattgaacaaacaaataaataaataaataaaatgtgtcagTTCTAGAAAAGATGTTGGGCTTCAAGCCTTCAGGGTCCCGGCttgaagactgttccactgagttcTAATTCTCGTGCTCTGCAAGCACAGTctctaatgttttattttaatgcaaCCATCATTAAATCTGCATTAACTGGGGAAGGGATTACAATTGGCATAactttgtggtggggagaggggagtttAACCGTCCCCTGTACTTTCAGCAAGAGGAAGTACAATGTGCAGACTTGGCCAAATCGGACTTCAAGGTCAAACCTGAGGTCACATTTCCCCCAGCAGCCATTGTTGTGCTATAGCAATTCACGGCAAAGGGTTTTATCTTGTGAGGAAACCAATGTAGCTGCAAGTGAATGCTATAGCACAGCCGCTGTCCGATCTCCAACGGGGAACCCATGTGTATTCATACGCCCCTCAACAATGTGCACCTTGTGTTGTACACACCAGAGGCAGGATAGGAATAACCACTTCTAGAGGATATTATAATCCCCTGAAAGTAGCACCTTCTGCATCGTGGTGGTCCCTGCGCAAAAGACCCTACCTGCCTTTTCTTCAGGTTGACCTGCAGATGCAGAGGTGTTGGGAACGCTATGGTCTGGACCACAGGGGCAGCCAGCTCTACCTGCAAGCAGAAGAGAATAGctggttttgataccccactttttaccacctgaaggagcctcaaagcagcttgtgaACTGGCAGGCTGAGAGCGGGAGCTTATCAGTTGAATAATACATCATAAatacaatagtcttcccttcctctcccgatgtgctggcaggggctcatgggaattgtagtccatggacattcggAGAGCCaccccatttggccacccctgcaagtcCAGAAGAATCAAGTAACGTCGTTTTGAAGCAAAAACGCACTTGTGGGCTGCCCAGTCCCTGGCTGGGAAGCAAATACCTTCCTGaaggtttgtgtatgtgtgtctgggtGTGTGTAAAATGCACTTAAGTTGCAGTGGACTCATCCAACCTGTACCTTTTTTAAGGTAAGAGatcagcagaggtggctggcccttGCCTGGCTCTGGCTGTGGGTCAGCAAGGTGCAGTGGCCGATTTGCCCCCAAAGGCTGTGGGTCCCTGTGCctggc
This window of the Paroedura picta isolate Pp20150507F chromosome 18, Ppicta_v3.0, whole genome shotgun sequence genome carries:
- the LOC143827723 gene encoding uncharacterized protein LOC143827723 — protein: MDIPKHLLRSGHQPRARSVCKSDLGTEELPFASLRLHPKPKCTGPSKFGRSGSVFPFQLPPNHVVFQLEKERQAAHDRDDLLHYARLEGIQLSQGRVDNWNFYCRHSLNWDKRQRDLEQIYWENRQLMKRLAEKRSDLAQRRWQQDWHREQLIRNSLARYPRGTRSCQVGTERQRQRPGGSSAPTSTPRQNPGRSPDRVCFPGSSRRTGLAGERFWGKRNEDFSTKEADLPGGASLEKPVVEAVSPRIKRPPASRLREKLRFSGESPAPALEMSELSAGCAEPL